CCCTGCTAGGCTGCTTGGACCcctcatcgctgcttgcagctatgtTCTATGAAATATTCTTACTGTTTCCTCCAACAAGGTCACGAGGGCCTACAAGGTTCCTCTCCTTGGCTGCAACGTCCAGAAAGACAGGCCCTGGTTTTTAAACAGATATTGGGCTCCCTCAAGTGGTGAGACAACTCTGTTCCAACAACAGCGTTACTTTGTCGGGATACTGCTGCTCTACATGAAATTAGGATCGATTTTTAACAGGGCAGTGAATATATTTTTGAATAAGCAAATAATTAGCCTTTAAAATGCATTGCATTTCTATGGCTAGCTATAAACATACAACACAGCCATATTCCTTTTAATTTCATACAAATTCATTATTAGTCTTTGAGGGGACACGTAGGAAATTCTATGATGTTTGCATTGGCGTTTCCTTTCCAAATCGTAGGCCTacattaataaaacattttctttcaggCATACATAACCTAGGCTACTTCAATTTGTTGGTTCATGGTTCAAATTTCACTCGCCTCTGACAAAACAAACCTATGTGCATCGACAGCAGTCAGCATAACTTTCACGTCCacattgttttaaaataaaagtcGTTTGAACTGTCGTTAAAAAGGCCTAATATTCAAATAAGCCGTATTCAAAAATGTGTGAATCATAGATTTACCAAATTAACTTTATCATACATTTATTAGGCCTAGGCTATTTCTATCCATGTCGGTTTCTGAAAGACGCCTACCAAAAAACATAAGCTACCAGGACAGATAGATCCTTCATATTTAGGTAGATAAACATAATGTTCCGTAACGCACTTGTTGAGAGATTAACCAACCTGTCTGGAATACAGAAATGGGTTTCAGTTGTGCTGTTCCAAAGATTGCTCttgtattcttttaaaaatcaaacaacattacattttcattgtgGTGTGTAGATCATGTGATTAAACTAGCCCAGAGCCGTTTTTTTCTACCGCTCTGTACCTAACAATACATGCAAAAGCCGAAAAGATAGGGCCAGAGTTGTTTTCTGGTAGGTGTACAATTAAGTTAACAGTGGAGCAATTAAATTAGCCTGATTTGAGAATGGACAAAAACATTTAGCAAAATATTGTATTCAGCCAGTGTGTTTTACGCAGCATGAAATAGTTACCGGGGAGAAAAGGTCATTCAAGTAAGTACACTATAGTCAGATAAAACTATATGCTAGTGCCAAATATTCCAAAATGAATGTGCCCCTAAGACTTTTATTATGAAATGACACATAGCGTTTGCCAGGCGGATATACGCTTTGTTGTCACCTTAAACTGATATTCACGGGATATACCAATACCATATGAACGTTTATGTCTATGCACGGGACAGTGGTGATGATAGTGGCTCCTACCGCAGCTGCCTCCTTGGAGGAGTGTGAAACCCATGATCATTGATATGAAGTCATCTATTGGTGCACCGATAGGCAGCAATCGGACAGTAGTCGTAGTGTAATCGACGCAAGCTCCTGTTgtgttctttccttttttcgAATATATACCTAGCTAACAGTCAGGGTGTGGGATAGTAACAGTTACCGCTGTCGCTAGCAGGCTAGTCTAGCAGGCTACAAGCTAAGATTGACATATCAGTCCAACCCTGTTgagatagctagctaacattagctagctcaAACGAACGTCAGTGCAGCTATGTTTGTGCAAGAGGAAAAGATCTTTGCTGGAAAAGTTTTAAAGATTCATATATGCACCATGGAGGGTGCGGAATGGTTGGAGGAAGTTACAGAAGATACCACTATTGAAAAACTTAAAGAAAGATGCCTGAAACACGTAAGTTACATCTATTTGGATGGTGTTAACGCTGACATCAACGTTACTCTCATTCGCGACGTAACGTTCAGATATTGACAGGTATCtacgtagctagctagcctagtAACCTAGGCTTGTAACGTTAAACGTTAGTCAACATTGTAGTTAGACCTAACGTTAATGGTCGTAGGCCCATTTGAAACGGCCCGGTTTGTTTCTAAAGTATTAATAGCAACCTTGTTGGGAGTGTTATTTATAACTTTGTGGATAGGCTAGCAGTTCCCTTGAACGACCTAACTTGTACGGTCCAACTCTGTCTTCATATCTCATACCCGTGTTGGACAGCAGACGTAGGCCAGCATATTGCATTGTTGCCAAGCAAGCGGGAAGCCTGATGTTGAAATAATACACCTATTCCCATTCAGTGCACTGGATGCATGCCCCTAAATCTCATGCATCCAAAATTATGTTTTATATACCAGCAAGTAAAGTTATGATATTGGACTTTCCTTTACCTCTTTTCCTAGTGTGTTCATGGAAGTCTTGAAGATCCCAAGGTTCTCACACATCAAAAGCTCATTCATGCTGCATCAGAAAGGATCCTTACAGAAACCAAAACCGTAGCAGATGAGAACCTGAAAGACAAAGGTATTGTCAAGATGCATTATCTGTATATTCATGTCTATCAGTGTGTTCATGTAACCATTGGCGCATATTTGACAGTCATCAGACCTAAGATATTGTGTGTTCTCGCCAGACGTGCTTTTGTTGATAAAGAAAAGACCTCCACCGCTACCACCCAAAATGGTAGACATTGCATCTGAGGAGAAGGTATGCAGAAATAATGACAGATCTTTTACCTATACAGTAGTACACTGTGGAAAtgtctttacattttttttaacaatctTCCTTGTTCCTGTCACGTTGTATTGCCTCAGTATGTGGATCTTAGTGGTATGTTCTTTCATCTCTAGAAGAAGCAAGAAAGCAAGGCCCCAGACAAAGATTCCATTCTTAAAGCCACAGCTAACCTATCTACCCGACACACAGATCGCACAGTTACTCAGCACAACATTCGGGATGTGAGTACACTGTTGCAGAGAACTATATTACATGAATGCTGAATTTGTTACACCTGTGCGTCTGACCCAAAAAGTTCCATCTTAAGTCTGtacttgattaatacattctgGGAAGGTCATGCAAACAAATAAAGTGTTTGCCTCTAAACCCTTCATCCTGCGTGGAATATGTACACATATGAACATGCTAAATGTTCCatctgtttatttgtctgttgtTGAATGATTACAAAAAGTTTCAGACAGAGCTAAGGAAGATCCTTGTTTCGCTCATTGAAGTGGCACAGAAACTCCTTGCTTTGAACCCAGATGCGGTTGAGCTTTTCAAGAAGGCCAACGGTCAGTAGAATTCCACCCACAGctgaacataaaaaaaaattaagtaaaGTTTTGTACATATATAGTTTTTAATGTATACACCAAAAGGATTTACACACCTTTGCAAGATTTCCGCAATTATTCGTTTGATCAGATGGTtgtaaaacacatgcacaacacatacAATAAAGACAACATAatacagacaaaacaacactcGCTCCTTTGGAAGAACAGTTTCATGACGACATGTCTTGCGGTCCCCCGGCAGCCATGTtggatgaggatgaagaagacCGCGTGGATGAGTCCGCCTTGCAGCAGCTCACTGAAATGGGCTTCCCTGAGAGCAGAGCGGTGAAGGCCCTCCGCCTAACCCAGTGAGTTTCCCTCTGTTTAACATATGACAGTGATGAGCAATGAGATGAGCGTCGCAAACCCCTCATGCATTTCTTTAGAGTTTAAAGGTCTCATCTGTGATTCTAAttgaatacactttttgtcaaattcagcaaattgctcctcatggtcctatAGCTGTCTGATCAGTGTATGTGCTCAAAATGACTGATTAAGCAAAGTAAGTGTCCATagacagtcctggctctgtacatgggaaacaaacaaagtggcttggactgagccaatcaacatgttccaagagcacagaagggaggggtgtaatttcatTTGCGGTTGAactgaaatatcaacaacctttcgctggaattgcagactgtacctttaactgtACAAGCTGATGTGTCTTGGGTGTCTATTGGCAGCTGCTTACAGCTCAAGGACAAATTATTGACTAACAATATTACAGACAAGATTGTACTACATGTGCTCTATTAACCAGAACCTAAGTGTGTAAACATATGGTTATTTTCAGTGATGCATTTTACTTACTTTGCTTAATGTACTGATGCACTGAACCTTTTGGAGGGACTTTTTAATTACATACGAAGTGGAATATTCGGCTTCATTGTGATTTCAGTTGCTTAGTGTATTGTCAAGAGGCATAGCCATGTTGTAGAATTCAAAATGCAATATCAGACTGTCTTTTTCTGTCCAGCATGTCAGTTACCCAGGCCATGGAGTGGCTGATCGAGCATGTGGATGACCCCACTGCTGACGCCCCTCTGGTGAACCAGGACATCCCGGGGGCgtctgctggtgctgctgcggTCCTGGGCGCCACAGCCTCAGGACTCCTCTCCCGGACCACAGAGCCCTCCAGCACAGAGGAGGCCAAGCAGGACGAGCTCACCGAGATCTTCAAGAGGATCCGGCGGAAACGAGAGTTCAGGCCTGACTCACGGGTGAGGGAGTGGATGTGATACTATTAGAGATGAATGTGCCAAACACTAGTATTTCTCATGGATCTCAGATACTGAATGTACTGTGAACTACACAATGCACAAGTGGTGCAGAAGAGAGGCTCGGGGCAATAGAGAGTAGACCTGAAGAAGCATGTTGGTAATGCTCAAGCCGGTTTGCAGACTGTTGTTCATTCACATTTGCGTCACAATGGTTATTTGGTTTGCTGGTAAATCACCcacattatattttttttcttgttttttttgtaatacaTGACTTATTTGGAACAAGTCCATTTCAATGGCAAAGCATATGTAGgtcttttgtgttttacagAAGCTGTAGCGTGGAGGAGTGTGTTTATGAAAGTAACAAATCTTTAAGGAGCTTGTATCATTCTTATCCTCTCCAGGCTGTCATTGCACTGATGGAGATGGGCTTTGACGAAAAGGAGGTGATTGACGCCCTTCGGGTCAATAATAACCAGCAGGATGCTGCGGTAGGTGGACTGTTATACTGGACTAAAAGACTACACACGTCAACTTGAACAAATCTAGAGTGACTATCAGGCAGTTGCACTGTTAATGACTATAGATGGGAAACAGTCATAGGCACTGTTGAAAAAGATGTTATGGTCCAAGAATGGGTCAATACACAGTTACAGTTACAACCTAAGGTGCCCTCTTAATCACCCAACATTACACTGAAATAGTAACAGATTTGACAGACTGATAATAAGGAGGAAACCATTTATCCACACAGTCACCTACATGCCATGTGTTTTGTGCAGTGTGAGTGGCTGCTTGGGGACAGGAAGCCTTCACCTGAGGACCTGGACAAGGGAATTGACACCAACAGCCCTCTGTTTCAAGCCATACTTGAAAATCCTGTGGTCCAGCTCGGTCTAACAAATCCAAAAACTCTATTAGGTAGGCGTAATGCTTTTCAACATCCAAATTCTTTTCAAAGTGTACCATTACCCCTTGAATTGATCCTTACCATCGTCTGCAGGGCAGTGCTTTCAGGTAATTGTATTGACTGACCGATTTCCGCCCTAATAGCCTAAAATGTGGCCTTCAAGCCTCTCTGCACATTTACTCTCCTGTACACTGTCCTGGATGTGCCCTGTGGATTAACAAAGCAAGTGCTGGACTAATTGCTGTAGCACAGAGCAAGTGGAATGCTAGATTACTGATGAATGGGGAAATGTTTAACACTAGATGCCAAATTGCTTATCTTTTTGTCAGCATTCCTGGTTGCAGATTTGTGACCTTCATGTCTTTATTTGCTCTTCACTTCTCACCCCAAGAGTAGTTTGACTGcattaaatgaatacattattgGGCAAGCTTCACATTTAAATGTGTGAGCTTTAATGCTGAGAATCTGAGAGTAATTCTATGAGACAGTTATGACATAGACTTTTGTGTATgccttcttttctttatttgtttcttgGCAGCTTTTGAGGACATGCTGGAGAATCCACTGAACAGCACACAGTGGATGAACGACCCGGAAACGGGGCCGGTGATGCTTCAGATTTCCCGAATTTTTCAAACACTCAACCGCACATAAAGGCATACTTCGGTGGGGGCCTTTGTGGGTGAAGGGGCATCTGCATCTGCAAACCCTCAAGAGTCAGTGGAGGAGGGGATGAATGTAACAGTAATAAGGTGATAAAAAGTTGCATAGTCCACAGAGATTCTGTACACGTTCttgacattttgttttttttatatatatatattttaaaaagatctgttactctgtgtgtgtgtgtgtgtgtgtgtgtgtgtgtgtgtgtgtgtgtgtgtgtgtgtgtgtgtgtgtgtgagagcgagtgcgagtgtgagaggggggggggaaagtcTAAAATATGGTTGCTGTCAGATGAAAACGCCACATTTCCCATTTCAGCTGTTTATTTTTTCCAGTAGTATATTCAGTAGTATTTGGCTTAATTCAGTAGTGTAGTATGCCCCCTAACAATATCAGCTATGCACTCTAAAGTCTTTTAAATGTTGTCAAAAGAACCTGTATCAGAAGGTTCAATTACAGGTCAAAATGGCCGGTTAACACTGATGTCCAGTGCAGTTTCTAGTGACTAATTATGTCTGACAATGAGAAGTTACAAATACAATACAGTTGCACAGTCATTTGaaattagctttttttttttttaaatcttttaaaaaaaatgatgccCTCCAATGTTTTGTGAACTGTATTTCgtaaaaaatatttgaatcatGGCCAAGTCTGATGTGACTACGTTTgtttatttagcagacacttttatccaaagcaacttgcaGTACATGGAAGGCAAACATTTCATCAGTATGCGTGCTCCCTGGAAGAATAACCTATTACCTTGCTGGTGCTTCACTCTGCCAGTTGAGCTTCAGGGACGCTATAACACCATATATAAACTACACAATGCAAATGTTTTCTTAATAAAtacacctttgacctttgagttGCATACCTTGACTCTCATTACACTGACATTATGTCAGGTGGAGCTGAGCTGGAAACTTTCTGGACATCAGAAAATGGTGTTACTATTACGAGTAACAAGGGCTATATATGTCAAATGAAACCATTGCACTGAGTGTATTCGTAAGATGAGGACGTGAAAAGATGTGATATGCATATAAATAACGTATGTGATCAGTTTTGTACTGTAGAAGGTACGGTTCACTCAGCAGCACATTGCATAGACAAAACTATTGGTCACTATTATTTTGAAAGGTAAAAATGGTATAATTACATTTATCTGTTCTTTTTAAAAACTATATTATGTGATTGTAACATTGTGTTACAATGTTTTCAGTGGTGTTTTCTTCTGACAGCAGCATATTATTTTATCCCATTCAAGTTTACACCTCAAAAAAAGCCGTTTTTGTGTGTTGCGATATTAAACACCACATTTCTGATTCATAAGTAAAGGCTGACCCTACACTGTGCTTAGTTTTAACATTACTTTTTAACTGTCGAACGTTACAGAAATGTTCAGTGAACACTATTAACCTTGAGAACTTtcacccaaacaaacacttaacaaaactaaacatagTTTTTATGGCAGAGAAACCACTGGCTGACAAGATTCCCTTTTTACAGTCCAAAATAAAGTTCAGTGTCATGTGATGTGTTTACATATCAATATATTGCAGAAATACTTTACCTTGTTAGGCAAAATATTATGAAAATAGATGGTTTAAAAGTCATGCCTCTTCTAGGAAGGATAGTTTTAGTATGTGTGATATTATTGGTTATTTATAGTAAGAGAatgtaaaaggaaaaaaaagtgatttaATAGATTCCCTTTTTTCCTCCCATGAATCTAAGTTTGCTTGGCTATAGGTGAGGCTTTGGTGATGAAATTTGGTCAGATGGTTCATGTGATGTTGGTCCATTCATGGATTTATTCATTGAGTGAATGCTGACATGAGGTGGTTGGGCTTGTCATctctcaaggtgtgtgtgtgcggggggggggggaggggttgatAATTGCTTTAAGTcatggaaaagaaaaggaacTGACTGCATTGCTAGTGAGGTGCTGGTTTTGAGTGAACTGGCTTCAGGCTATGGCTGTATTCCTGGGAATTCTGTGGACTTATCTGAATGATGAGGGAACCTCTTATTTGTTTCATGGTGTGATTCATAATGCTTTGTAGTGTAACTTCTTGAACACAAAGTCAGAGTGGAAGTGCTTTGTGAGGCCTTACAACTGATCATATTGGTGGCTTGCCATTTATATCAACCAGGCAGCAAGGCATATGAAAAGCCTTTACCACGGTAACTATTT
The DNA window shown above is from Clupea harengus unplaced genomic scaffold, Ch_v2.0.2, whole genome shotgun sequence and carries:
- the ubac1 gene encoding ubiquitin-associated domain-containing protein 1 isoform X3 is translated as MFVQEEKIFAGKVLKIHICTMEGAEWLEEVTEDTTIEKLKERCLKHCVHGSLEDPKVLTHQKLIHAASERILTETKTVADENLKDKDVLLLIKKRPPPLPPKMVDIASEEKKKQESKAPDKDSILKATANLSTRHTDRTVTQHNIRDTELRKILVSLIEVAQKLLALNPDAVELFKKANAMLDEDEEDRVDESALQQLTEMGFPESRAVKALRLTHMSVTQAMEWLIEHVDDPTADAPLVNQDIPGASAGAAAVLGATASGLLSRTTEPSSTEEAKQDELTEIFKRIRRKREFRPDSRAVIALMEMGFDEKEVIDALRVNNNQQDAACEWLLGDRKPSPEDLDKGIDTNSPLFQAILENPVVQLGLTNPKTLLAFEDMLENPLNSTQWMNDPETGPVMLQISRIFQTLNRT
- the ubac1 gene encoding ubiquitin-associated domain-containing protein 1 isoform X1, with translation MFVQEEKIFAGKVLKIHICTMEGAEWLEEVTEDTTIEKLKERCLKHCVHGSLEDPKVLTHQKLIHAASERILTETKTVADENLKDKDVLLLIKKRPPPLPPKMVDIASEEKKKQESKAPDKDSILKATANLSTRHTDRTVTQHNIRDFQTELRKILVSLIEVAQKLLALNPDAVELFKKANAMLDEDEEDRVDESALQQLTEMGFPESRAVKALRLTHMSVTQAMEWLIEHVDDPTADAPLVNQDIPGASAGAAAVLGATASGLLSRTTEPSSTEEAKQDELTEIFKRIRRKREFRPDSRAVIALMEMGFDEKEVIDALRVNNNQQDAACEWLLGDRKPSPEDLDKGIDTNSPLFQAILENPVVQLGLTNPKTLLAFEDMLENPLNSTQWMNDPETGPVMLQISRIFQTLNRT
- the ubac1 gene encoding ubiquitin-associated domain-containing protein 1 isoform X2, whose amino-acid sequence is MFVQEEKIFAGKVLKIHICTMEGAEWLEEVTEDTTIEKLKERCLKHCVHGSLEDPKVLTHQKLIHAASERILTETKTVADENLKDKDVLLLIKKRPPPLPPKMVDIASEEKKQESKAPDKDSILKATANLSTRHTDRTVTQHNIRDFQTELRKILVSLIEVAQKLLALNPDAVELFKKANAMLDEDEEDRVDESALQQLTEMGFPESRAVKALRLTHMSVTQAMEWLIEHVDDPTADAPLVNQDIPGASAGAAAVLGATASGLLSRTTEPSSTEEAKQDELTEIFKRIRRKREFRPDSRAVIALMEMGFDEKEVIDALRVNNNQQDAACEWLLGDRKPSPEDLDKGIDTNSPLFQAILENPVVQLGLTNPKTLLAFEDMLENPLNSTQWMNDPETGPVMLQISRIFQTLNRT